From the Cumulibacter manganitolerans genome, the window GGCCAGGTCGTCGCGGCGGAGGCGGCGGTCGTGGCCGCCGCGGCGGGGTCGCGCAGCCCGTGGCCCGTGCTGCTGCCGGTGGTGCTCGCAACTGCCGCCGTCCTCGCCTGCTGCTTCGTCCGGCTCCGCGGCCGGTGGCTGTACGAGTGGCTCGGGACCGCGCTGCGCTACCTGGTCCGTACCCGCGCCGGCACGCTCGACGAGCAGCGCCCCGTGGACGGCGTCCTCGCGGCGACGACGCACGGCGGCGCACTGCGCCGGCTGGAGATCGACGGCGCGGAGGTGGCTGTGCTGACGGACTCGACGGGGTACACCGCCGTGCTGGAGGTCGTCCCGGACGGCGCGGATCCCGCGGGCGGTCAGCGTCTCCTCCCCCCGTTGGGTGAGCTCCTTCCGCACAACGAACCGGGCGACGTGCCGATCTCCGTGCAGGTGGTCACGCACACGGTGCCCGCACCCAGCGTCGCCGCCGCCGACGACGCGGCCGCCCACTCCTACCGCGAGCTCGGTGGTGGCCAGATCCCGTCGCGGCGCCGCACCTGGTTGTGCGTGCAGGCGATGCATTCCGCCGAGGTGCCGACGCCGCGCGCCGTCGAGCAGGCCCTGATCAATGCGGTACGCCGGATCCAGCGGCGGATGCGCAAGTCGGGATTCCGGCCGCGGGTGCGCAGCGTGCGCGAGACCGCCGCAGACCTGCTCGGCCTGGTCCGCGTCGACCCGGGACAGCCGGCCGACGGCCCGGCGGTGCGCGAGCGGTGGGGCCGGTGGACCGCCGGCCGCGCGACGCACGTGACGTACCGGGTGAGCGGCTGGCCGGCCCTCGCCGACCGGGCCGCGGCGGGCCCGCTGATCGACGGCATCGACTCGGTGCCGGCGACCTCCCGGACCAGCTCTCTGGCCGGCCGCCGCGTCGGAGAGCTCGTCGACGTCGAGGCCGTCCTGCGGTTCACCACCGCCGAGGGCGCCGGGCAGCGCGCAGTCGACGATGCGCTCGGCGCACTGCTGCGCGGTTCGGGCGCCGTCCTGCAGCGTCTGGACGGCGATCACCGCTTCGGCGTCGGCGCGACCCTGCCGACGGGCGGGTTCGCGGTATGAGCGAGGTCTTCGACGACGTCCGCCGGGCGGCCGACATGGCGGTGCCGGCCCAGGTCACGGCGGCACGGACCAGCGCGGAGGTACTCGCCGGCATCGGTCTCGCCGTGGGCGGCGGCGGGATGATCCTCGGCCGGGACCGCGACGGAGTCCCCGTCGTGCGGGAGATCTTCCACCATGAGCCACGAGAGATCCTCGTGGTCGGCACGCTGGGCCTGGCGAAGGTCATCGCTTTCCGCGCGCTGGCGCTCGGTGCCCAGGTCTGGGTCGAGACCCGGCGCGTAGCGGCGTGGGAATCCTTCATTCGTACCTCTGCCGGCGCGTCCGGCGCCATCCAGGTGGTCCGGGAGTTCCCCGACACCCGGTTCGCCGACGAGGATCGCCCGATGCTGGTGGTCGTCGACAGCGACTCGTCGCTGTCCGAGGAGGACCAGGTGGGCACGCCGTGGACGACGGTGCTGACGGTCTATGCGCAGCTCACGCCGTGGAACGTCGCCGACCTCGGCCAGGCGGACCTGGTCGTCATGCAGGAGCTGGCACCCGGTGAGATCCGGCTGGCGGCGTCGGCCCTGCGCGGCAGCGGCATCGAGGACCGCCCCGCGGAGGTCGGTCCGGGGGAGATCACCGTGATCGCCGGTGGCGACGCGCAGGTCGCCACCCCGGCGCTCACCAGCGTCGAGGGCTATCTGATCGGCGACATCCGCCGCGCCCGGCGCGCCGCGGGGCGGCCGCGGAACGGCTGAGACCGGCGACGGCTTCCGCAACCCGGGCCCGGCACGACAGACTGAGGCGCAGACGGAGGTCATCCGGGCCTCGCCGACCGATGAACGGACAGATGATGAGCGAGCACACGTACGGGATCTCGGAGATCGTCGGCTCGTCGACGACAGGTATGGACGACGCGATCAAGAACGCGGTCGAGAAGGCCGCCAAGACGGTCCGCGGCCTCGAGTGGTTCGAGGTGACGCAGGTCCGCGGCCACCTGGAGGAGGGCACCGTGGGGCACTACCAGGTCACCGTCAAGATCGGCTTCCGGATCGACGACTAGGCGGCTACCGGGTGCCTGCGCGCGGGTCGAGGTCGATCACCTGCTCCTGCCGGTGCTGCACCTCCGCGGCAGGCACCCACCCGCGATAGACGCCCCGTTCCACCCGCTCCAGGTCCGCCGCGGCGGCCGCGGGCGCATCGTGCGCGAGGGATTCCACGTACAGCTCGTGATCCGTCTCGTCCAGGAGGGCGACGAGGAGGTTTCGGTATCGACCGACGGGGCGCCGGTACTGCAGGCTGGCGCACTCCGCCAGCGGAACCTCGCGGACGAAGTGGTCACCGGCCTCGAGGAACCCCTCGACCGGCCGGTCGCTGCGCAGGCTGACGAGCCGCTGCTCCGCGCCGAGATACACCGCGGCGTCGTACTCGACGCCGCGGTAGCCCGCGACGATGCGGGGCGGCCGCGTCACCACGGTGTGCTCCCGCGCGGCGGTGGCCCGTCGGCGCGCGTGTCGAGCACCTCGCCGGCGCGGGCGATCAGCCGCCAGCCGCCGGCGGCACCGTCGAACAACGCGACCCGGCGCTCGGCGCCGTCGGTGATCTCCCAGATCTCGGCGCCGGTCGGCAACGGCGCGCGGTTGGCCTTGAGCTCCCTGATCACCTGGCCGCGCCCGGGGCCGAAGCCGAGGCCGGTGAACGGCGGTTCCTCCACGATCGTCCCGCCGACCAGGTCCCGTGCGCGCGGGGTCTCGCCGCCGTACGCATCGGCGTACAGCCCGAGCGCGAGCGGTCGCCACCGCAGCACGAAGGCGGCGCCGGCCTCGTTCAGGTAGTCGTCCGCGGGCAGCGCGAGCGAC encodes:
- a CDS encoding type VII secretion protein EccE, with product ASAVCTSAPAMAERRRIVEPPVEIRQRRWGGLHPGQVVAAEAAVVAAAAGSRSPWPVLLPVVLATAAVLACCFVRLRGRWLYEWLGTALRYLVRTRAGTLDEQRPVDGVLAATTHGGALRRLEIDGAEVAVLTDSTGYTAVLEVVPDGADPAGGQRLLPPLGELLPHNEPGDVPISVQVVTHTVPAPSVAAADDAAAHSYRELGGGQIPSRRRTWLCVQAMHSAEVPTPRAVEQALINAVRRIQRRMRKSGFRPRVRSVRETAADLLGLVRVDPGQPADGPAVRERWGRWTAGRATHVTYRVSGWPALADRAAAGPLIDGIDSVPATSRTSSLAGRRVGELVDVEAVLRFTTAEGAGQRAVDDALGALLRGSGAVLQRLDGDHRFGVGATLPTGGFAV
- a CDS encoding dodecin yields the protein MSEHTYGISEIVGSSTTGMDDAIKNAVEKAAKTVRGLEWFEVTQVRGHLEEGTVGHYQVTVKIGFRIDD